One genomic segment of Buchnera aphidicola (Anoecia oenotherae) includes these proteins:
- the tal gene encoding transaldolase: MNQLNLLKKMSTIVADTSDIESIKKYKPQDATTNPSIILKSVNSNSYNHLIEKAIKYAKKKSTIKQTIAQLASDKVAINFGKEILKYIPGRISTEIDARYSFNYHLSVKKAKEIINMYEEEGIEKSKILIKLAATWEGIKATEILEKQGINCNLTLIFSLSQARIAADVGAFLISPFVGRIYDWYIQKNNINLYNVEIDPGVLSVRNIYQYYKERSYKTIIMAASFRKIEQILALSGCDYLTISPDLLKLLKNTQQNTLEQRLKPIFKKKSKKCILSHSEFLFKHNENPMAVEKLSEGIRCFSNDRIELEKIIYKKLKNL, from the coding sequence ATGAATCAACTAAATTTATTAAAAAAAATGAGTACAATTGTTGCTGATACAAGTGATATAGAATCTATAAAAAAATATAAACCTCAAGATGCTACTACAAATCCATCTATTATACTTAAATCAGTCAATTCTAATAGTTATAACCATCTTATAGAAAAAGCTATAAAATATGCTAAAAAAAAGTCTACTATTAAACAAACTATCGCTCAATTAGCTAGTGATAAAGTAGCTATTAATTTTGGAAAAGAAATTTTAAAATATATACCAGGTCGTATTTCTACCGAAATAGATGCTCGATATTCATTTAACTATCATCTTTCAGTAAAAAAAGCAAAAGAAATAATAAACATGTATGAAGAAGAAGGTATTGAAAAATCAAAAATATTAATTAAATTAGCAGCAACATGGGAAGGTATAAAAGCAACAGAAATTCTAGAAAAACAAGGAATTAATTGTAATTTAACTCTAATTTTTTCACTATCACAGGCTAGAATAGCTGCTGATGTAGGAGCTTTTCTAATATCTCCTTTTGTAGGAAGAATTTATGATTGGTATATACAAAAAAATAATATTAATCTATATAATGTAGAAATAGATCCTGGAGTATTATCTGTTCGAAACATCTATCAATACTATAAAGAAAGATCTTACAAAACTATTATTATGGCTGCAAGTTTTCGAAAAATAGAACAAATACTAGCCTTATCTGGTTGCGATTATCTCACTATATCTCCAGATCTTTTAAAATTATTAAAAAACACTCAACAAAACACATTAGAACAAAGATTAAAACCTATTTTTAAGAAAAAATCTAAAAAATGCATATTATCTCACTCAGAATTTCTATTTAAACATAATGAAAACCCTATGGCTGTAGAAAAATTATCAGAAGGAATTAGATGTTTTTCAAATGACAGAATAGAATTAGAGAAAATTATTTATAAAAAATTAAAAAATTTATAA
- the tkt gene encoding transketolase, with amino-acid sequence MKFRKDLANAIRFLSIDAVEKAKSGHPGMPMGMADIAEVLWRNFIKHNPENPQWDNRDRFILSNGHGSMLLYSLLHLSGYKLSINDLKNFRQLHSKTPGHPEIGYTPGIDTTTGPLGQGLAAAVGMAIAEKTLSASFNKINYDIVDHYTWVFVGDGCLMEGISHESCSLAGTLKLNKLIVFYDNNGISIDGNVKKWFSDDTEKRFESYNWNVISEIDGHDSNQIFNAIQKAKNEKNKPSLIICNTIIGYGSPNKSGTAEVHGSPLGTEEILLTRKQLKWNHPPFYIPKDIYSQWNFKEKGQQLESNWNKLFQKYQKNYPNLAQEYKRRIDQTLPNNWNNEMNKTIHFFNSNKKNLSTRQSSQNILEKCGKLLPELLGGSADLAPSNLTKWSKSISITDKPNGNYIHYGVREFSMTAISNGISQHKGFIPYSATFLIFMEYARNAVRMASLMNVRHILVYTHDSIGLGEDGPTHQPIEQISNLRSIPNMHVWRPSDQVETAVAWKLAIERKNGPSALILSRQNLIQSSRTIEQIDNISRGGYIIYDCIQTPEIILISTGSELNITLQASKKLTNLGYFVRVVSMPCTNIFDKQDKKYKNYVFPKQITSRIAIEAGISDFWYKYVGLQGFVIGMNSFGESAPCEKLFQYFNITVEQIVKKAEDLLLKIKKSI; translated from the coding sequence ATGAAATTTAGAAAAGATTTAGCAAACGCAATTAGATTTTTAAGTATAGATGCTGTTGAAAAAGCAAAATCAGGTCACCCTGGAATGCCTATGGGTATGGCTGATATTGCTGAAGTATTATGGAGAAATTTTATAAAACATAATCCTGAAAATCCTCAATGGGATAATCGAGATCGATTTATTTTATCTAATGGACATGGATCTATGTTGTTATATAGTTTACTACATCTTTCTGGATACAAATTATCTATAAATGATTTAAAGAATTTTAGACAACTACATTCCAAAACTCCAGGACATCCTGAAATAGGATATACACCTGGAATAGATACTACTACTGGACCATTAGGACAAGGATTAGCCGCAGCTGTAGGTATGGCTATAGCAGAAAAAACTTTATCTGCTTCCTTTAATAAAATAAACTACGATATAGTAGACCATTATACTTGGGTTTTTGTAGGAGATGGTTGTTTAATGGAAGGAATTTCCCATGAATCTTGTTCATTAGCAGGAACTCTAAAACTAAATAAATTAATTGTATTTTATGACAATAATGGAATTTCTATTGATGGCAATGTAAAAAAATGGTTTTCCGATGATACAGAAAAACGTTTTGAATCTTATAATTGGAATGTTATTTCAGAAATAGATGGACACGATTCTAACCAAATATTCAACGCTATACAAAAAGCTAAAAATGAGAAAAATAAACCATCTTTAATTATCTGCAATACTATTATTGGTTATGGATCTCCAAATAAATCAGGAACAGCCGAAGTTCATGGATCCCCCTTAGGAACTGAAGAAATATTGTTAACTAGAAAACAATTAAAATGGAATCATCCTCCTTTCTATATTCCTAAAGATATATATTCTCAATGGAATTTTAAAGAAAAAGGACAACAGTTAGAGTCTAACTGGAATAAACTATTTCAAAAATATCAAAAAAACTATCCTAATCTAGCTCAAGAATACAAACGTAGAATAGATCAAACTTTACCTAATAATTGGAATAATGAAATGAACAAAACTATTCATTTTTTTAATTCTAATAAAAAAAACTTATCTACAAGACAATCTTCTCAAAATATTTTAGAAAAATGCGGAAAACTATTACCTGAGTTATTAGGAGGATCAGCTGATTTAGCTCCAAGTAATCTTACTAAATGGTCTAAATCTATATCTATAACAGATAAACCAAATGGAAATTATATACATTACGGAGTACGCGAATTTTCAATGACTGCTATATCCAATGGAATATCGCAACATAAAGGTTTTATACCTTATTCTGCAACCTTTTTAATATTTATGGAATATGCAAGAAATGCTGTTCGCATGGCTTCTTTAATGAATGTAAGACACATATTAGTATATACTCATGATTCAATTGGATTAGGAGAAGATGGGCCTACTCATCAACCAATAGAACAAATTTCTAACTTACGATCCATACCTAATATGCATGTATGGAGACCTAGCGATCAAGTAGAAACTGCTGTTGCTTGGAAATTAGCTATTGAAAGAAAAAATGGACCTTCAGCTTTAATACTATCTCGTCAAAATTTAATTCAATCTTCTCGTACAATAGAACAAATAGACAATATTTCACGAGGAGGATACATTATTTATGATTGTATTCAAACACCAGAAATTATACTAATTTCTACTGGATCTGAACTTAATATAACTTTACAGGCATCTAAAAAATTAACTAATCTAGGATATTTTGTTCGAGTAGTTTCTATGCCTTGCACTAATATTTTTGACAAACAAGATAAAAAATATAAAAATTATGTTTTTCCTAAACAAATAACTTCTAGAATAGCTATTGAAGCTGGGATTTCTGACTTTTGGTACAAATATGTCGGATTACAAGGATTTGTTATCGGAATGAATTCATTTGGAGAATCAGCACCATGCGAAAAATTGTTTCAATATTTTAATATTACCGTAGAACAAATAGTTAAAAAAGCTGAAGATTTATTATTAAAAATTAAAAAATCTATTTAA
- the dapE gene encoding succinyl-diaminopimelate desuccinylase has product MICPIVKLASKLISIPSISPNDNGCQNILIHKLKKIGFTIEKINKNTTNNFWAYRGTGKTLTFLGHTDVVPPGEILQWNTDPFNPTIKNNRLYGRGSADMKGSIAAMIIAVERFISKNSNYNGRISFIITSDEESKATHGTIKVVKKLILRNEKIDYCIIGEPTSNTVLGDTLKNGRRGSLTGEIRIFGKQGHVAYPDLAENPIHKSLLFLHELTCIKWDNGNQYFDKTNLEIVTITSGNKINNMIPGEILIICNIRFNTETTVKSIKLKILNLLNKFNLKNTIIWTLSGLPFLTKNGILINIVRKSIKKYSCKNPKTSTSGGTSDGRFIALMKPEIVELGLINKTIHKINEYTEISDLKLLTLIYENIIEQVLL; this is encoded by the coding sequence ATGATATGTCCAATAGTAAAATTAGCAAGCAAACTCATCTCTATTCCTTCTATTAGTCCAAATGATAATGGATGTCAAAATATTCTTATACATAAATTAAAAAAAATTGGTTTTACCATAGAAAAAATAAATAAAAATACTACAAATAATTTCTGGGCTTACCGTGGAACAGGAAAAACCTTAACTTTTTTAGGTCATACTGATGTTGTTCCACCGGGAGAAATTCTCCAATGGAACACCGATCCTTTTAATCCTACAATAAAAAATAATAGACTGTATGGAAGAGGATCAGCAGATATGAAAGGATCTATAGCTGCTATGATAATAGCAGTTGAAAGATTTATTTCAAAAAATTCAAATTATAATGGTAGAATCTCTTTTATAATAACTTCTGATGAAGAATCTAAAGCAACCCATGGAACTATCAAAGTAGTAAAAAAACTTATTTTAAGAAATGAAAAAATAGACTATTGTATTATTGGAGAACCAACTAGTAATACTGTTTTAGGAGATACATTAAAAAATGGAAGAAGAGGATCTCTAACTGGTGAAATTAGAATATTCGGAAAGCAAGGACATGTTGCCTATCCTGATTTAGCTGAAAATCCTATTCATAAATCATTACTATTTTTGCATGAATTAACATGTATAAAATGGGATAATGGAAACCAATATTTTGATAAAACTAATTTAGAAATTGTAACTATTACATCCGGAAATAAAATTAACAATATGATTCCAGGAGAAATACTAATCATATGTAATATAAGGTTTAACACCGAAACAACAGTTAAATCAATAAAGTTAAAAATTTTAAATTTATTAAATAAATTTAATTTAAAAAACACTATTATATGGACTCTGTCAGGATTACCTTTTTTAACAAAAAATGGTATATTAATAAATATTGTTCGAAAATCTATTAAAAAATACTCTTGCAAAAATCCAAAAACATCTACTTCAGGAGGAACTTCAGATGGACGATTTATTGCATTAATGAAACCAGAAATAGTAGAACTTGGATTAATAAATAAAACTATTCATAAAATTAACGAATATACCGAAATATCAGACTTAAAATTACTTACTCTAATATATGAAAATATAATAGAACAAGTACTTTTATAA
- the dapA gene encoding 4-hydroxy-tetrahydrodipicolinate synthase has protein sequence MFKGSMVALITPMDDKGSICRDSLKKLVNYHIYNNTSAIVSVGTTGESSTLSQKEHIRLIFLTLELSKGKIPIIAGTGSNSTTEAISLTKKFENSGVSACLTVTPYYNRPTQEGLYQHFKNISESTNLLQILYNVPLRTGCDLLPDTIGKLSKIKNIIGVKEASGDLSRVQKIKKLAEHNKFFIVSGDDSTALDFMQLGGEGVISVTANIAAKKMSEMCRLALSGKFIEARIINNELMLLHESLFCEPNPIPIKWAAKQLNLIKTSVLRLPMTSIKSKTKIIVKKAIKKANLLKN, from the coding sequence ATGTTCAAAGGAAGTATGGTAGCTTTAATTACTCCTATGGACGACAAAGGATCTATTTGTCGTGATAGTTTAAAAAAATTAGTAAATTATCATATTTACAACAATACTTCAGCTATAGTTTCGGTAGGAACGACAGGAGAATCTTCTACTTTAAGTCAAAAAGAACATATACGTTTAATTTTTTTAACTTTAGAGTTATCTAAAGGAAAGATACCGATAATTGCGGGGACAGGATCTAATTCTACTACAGAAGCTATCTCTCTTACAAAAAAGTTTGAAAATTCAGGAGTATCAGCTTGTTTAACAGTAACTCCTTATTATAATAGACCAACTCAAGAAGGACTATATCAGCATTTTAAGAATATTTCTGAGAGTACTAATTTATTACAAATTCTTTATAATGTTCCATTAAGAACAGGTTGTGATTTATTACCTGATACTATTGGAAAATTATCTAAAATCAAAAATATTATAGGAGTAAAAGAAGCATCAGGAGATTTATCTAGAGTACAAAAAATAAAAAAATTAGCTGAACATAATAAATTTTTTATAGTTAGTGGAGATGATTCTACAGCATTAGATTTTATGCAATTAGGAGGAGAAGGAGTAATTTCTGTAACTGCTAATATTGCTGCTAAAAAAATGTCTGAAATGTGCAGATTAGCTTTATCAGGAAAATTTATAGAAGCTAGAATAATTAATAATGAATTAATGTTATTGCACGAATCGTTATTCTGTGAGCCGAATCCTATACCTATAAAATGGGCAGCTAAACAACTAAATCTCATAAAAACGAGTGTGTTACGTTTACCTATGACTTCGATTAAATCAAAAACAAAGATTATAGTAAAAAAAGCAATAAAAAAGGCTAATTTATTAAAAAACTAA
- the aroC gene encoding chorismate synthase — MSGNSIGKNFCVTTFGESHGTALGCIVDGVPSGLELNNLDLQKELDRRRPGQSKYTTQRREMDVVEILSGVFNGMTTGTSIGLIVKNTDQRSKDYFKFQDIYRPGHADFTYSMKYGNRDFRGGGRSSARETVMRVAAGAIAKKYLFVNYGITVQGYLSQLGPIKCKFVSWDYVDKNSFFCPNEEDLKNLDCFIRCIKKEGNSIGAKVRVIVKNVPIGLGEPVFDKLDADLSHAVMGINAVKGVEIGDGFKVVKQKGNEHRDEMSRDGFLSNRSGGILGGISNGENIVVTAAIKPTSSIKILGRTINYKKEETSISVSGRHDPCVGIRAVPIVESMIAIVIMDHILRYKAQKADTKININN, encoded by the coding sequence ATGTCTGGAAATAGTATTGGAAAAAATTTTTGTGTAACTACATTTGGAGAATCTCATGGAACAGCATTAGGTTGTATTGTAGATGGTGTTCCTTCTGGATTAGAATTAAATAATTTAGATTTACAAAAAGAGCTTGATAGAAGACGTCCTGGTCAATCAAAATATACTACTCAGCGTAGAGAAATGGATGTAGTAGAAATTCTTTCTGGGGTATTTAATGGAATGACTACAGGTACTAGTATAGGTTTAATAGTAAAAAACACTGATCAACGTTCTAAAGATTATTTTAAGTTTCAAGATATTTATAGACCTGGACATGCAGATTTTACATATTCTATGAAATATGGAAATAGAGATTTTAGAGGAGGAGGTCGTTCGTCTGCAAGAGAAACTGTTATGCGAGTTGCAGCTGGAGCTATTGCTAAAAAATATCTTTTTGTAAATTATGGAATAACTGTACAGGGTTATTTAAGTCAATTAGGTCCAATTAAATGTAAATTTGTTTCTTGGGATTATGTAGATAAAAATTCTTTTTTTTGTCCAAACGAAGAAGATTTAAAAAATCTTGATTGCTTTATAAGGTGTATAAAAAAAGAAGGTAATTCAATTGGTGCAAAAGTAAGAGTGATAGTAAAAAATGTTCCTATCGGGTTAGGAGAACCTGTTTTTGATAAACTAGATGCTGATTTATCTCATGCGGTTATGGGAATAAATGCTGTAAAAGGAGTAGAAATAGGAGATGGATTTAAAGTAGTAAAACAGAAAGGAAATGAACATAGAGATGAAATGTCACGAGATGGTTTTTTAAGTAATAGAAGCGGTGGTATATTAGGTGGTATTAGCAATGGAGAGAATATTGTAGTAACAGCTGCTATAAAACCTACTTCTAGTATAAAAATATTAGGAAGAACAATTAATTATAAAAAAGAAGAAACAAGTATTAGTGTATCAGGAAGACATGATCCTTGCGTTGGTATTAGAGCAGTTCCTATTGTAGAATCGATGATAGCAATAGTTATTATGGATCATATTTTGAGATATAAAGCTCAAAAAGCTGATACAAAAATAAATATTAATAATTGA
- the smrB gene encoding endonuclease SmrB → MYNNKKILKKYLHGTKKIVQDTVFKPKKILKKRNFFFKKKLQEEEIHSYLFSYTTPLKLYNENTVSYVRDKKNIKKLKKLSQGYYVPEIFIDVHGLNQYQAKKELGKLFFICHKENLSCAGIIHGHGKNILKKQIPLWLVQHPDTIAFHRAPCKLNKNQTTLFLLIDISI, encoded by the coding sequence ATGTACAATAACAAAAAAATTTTAAAAAAATATTTACATGGAACAAAAAAAATAGTTCAAGATACTGTTTTTAAACCTAAAAAAATTTTAAAAAAAAGAAATTTTTTCTTTAAAAAAAAACTTCAAGAAGAAGAAATACATAGTTATCTATTTTCTTATACTACTCCATTAAAACTATATAATGAAAATACAGTAAGTTATGTTCGAGATAAAAAAAACATAAAAAAACTAAAAAAATTAAGTCAAGGATACTATGTACCTGAAATTTTCATAGATGTACATGGATTAAATCAGTATCAAGCTAAAAAAGAACTAGGAAAATTGTTTTTTATATGCCATAAAGAAAATTTATCTTGTGCAGGAATAATTCATGGTCATGGAAAAAACATTTTAAAAAAACAAATTCCTTTATGGTTAGTTCAACACCCAGACACTATTGCTTTTCATAGAGCACCGTGTAAATTAAATAAAAACCAAACTACTCTTTTTCTTTTAATAGATATTTCTATTTAA
- the hisG gene encoding ATP phosphoribosyltransferase yields the protein MLEKNRLRIALQKSGRLSSESYNLLIKCGIKINFQHNQLIAFAENMPIDILCVRDDDIPGLIVDKVVDLGIVGENVLEEKLFIKDNVKKKKFYNLLIRLDFGICRLSLAIPKNSAYYGLDSLKNKRIASSYPNLVTQFFYKKSIPFKLCILNGSVEVAPRAGLADVICDLVSTGTTLEANDLKEVQTVFNSQACVICRLGHIENSKQIIINKLMNRINGVIKARESKYIMLHAPISKLNEIISLLHGAENPTILKLAGEKNRVAMHMVSSETVFWETMEKLKSLGASSILVLPIEKMLE from the coding sequence ATGCTAGAAAAAAATAGACTACGTATTGCTTTGCAAAAATCAGGAAGATTAAGTAGCGAATCATATAATCTACTTATAAAATGTGGAATTAAAATTAATTTCCAACATAATCAATTAATTGCTTTTGCTGAAAATATGCCAATAGACATACTATGTGTTCGAGATGATGATATACCTGGGTTAATTGTTGATAAAGTAGTAGATTTAGGTATTGTTGGAGAAAACGTATTAGAAGAAAAACTATTTATAAAAGACAATGTAAAGAAAAAAAAATTCTATAATTTATTAATACGACTTGACTTTGGAATATGCAGATTATCATTAGCTATACCTAAAAATTCTGCTTACTACGGACTAGATAGTTTAAAAAATAAGAGAATAGCTTCTTCTTATCCTAACTTAGTTACACAATTCTTTTATAAAAAATCTATTCCATTTAAATTATGTATTTTAAATGGATCAGTAGAAGTAGCTCCTCGTGCTGGTTTAGCAGATGTCATTTGCGACCTCGTATCTACAGGAACTACTTTAGAAGCCAACGATTTGAAAGAAGTTCAAACTGTATTTAACTCTCAAGCTTGTGTTATTTGCAGATTAGGACATATCGAAAATAGTAAGCAAATTATTATTAATAAACTTATGAATAGAATAAATGGCGTTATAAAAGCTAGAGAATCTAAATATATTATGTTGCACGCGCCTATTTCAAAATTAAACGAAATTATTTCACTATTACACGGTGCCGAAAATCCTACTATTTTAAAATTAGCTGGAGAAAAAAACCGAGTAGCAATGCATATGGTTAGTAGTGAAACAGTATTTTGGGAAACAATGGAAAAATTAAAATCATTAGGAGCTAGCTCTATTTTAGTTTTACCTATAGAAAAAATGCTGGAGTAA
- the hisD gene encoding histidinol dehydrogenase, whose amino-acid sequence MQLLNNIYIWNTIDNKKKQLLLLRPILRTKKEIQKTVKTILNDIKYFGDTSLYKYTFLLDKQKIKKVQIDKRKLHTSIIDIEEDLKKSILLAKSNIEKFHIEQKNKDIDIETKKGIRCQKITTPINSIGLYIPGGNTPLISTVLMLSIPAYIAKCKNVYLCSPPPISKEILYSAQICGIKNIFQMGGAQAIAAFAFGTNQVPKVNKIFGPGNSYVTEAKRQVKNLIPNLEIDMLAGPSELMIIADEFANSDFVAWDLLSQAEHGPDSQVILLSYSLVLIKNVINKINEEIKKSFRKKILTCSIKNSRFIVVNNIDEAIKISNLYAPEHLILNILNPRSFLAKIKNAGSVFLGPWSPESVGDYSSGTNHVLPTYGSAIVNSGLGLSDFQKYITIQELTPSGFLKIYNSVTVLSSYEKLEAHKNAMKCRFKYLMKGKNNV is encoded by the coding sequence ATGCAATTACTAAACAATATTTATATATGGAATACTATCGATAATAAAAAAAAACAATTATTATTACTTAGACCAATATTACGTACAAAAAAAGAAATCCAAAAAACAGTTAAAACTATATTAAATGATATTAAATATTTTGGTGATACCTCTCTATATAAATATACATTTCTACTAGATAAACAAAAAATAAAAAAAGTACAAATAGACAAAAGAAAACTTCATACGTCAATAATAGATATAGAAGAAGATTTAAAAAAATCTATTTTATTAGCTAAATCTAATATAGAAAAATTTCATATTGAGCAAAAAAATAAAGATATAGACATTGAAACTAAAAAAGGAATACGATGCCAAAAAATTACAACTCCAATAAACTCTATTGGTTTATACATTCCGGGAGGGAATACTCCGTTAATTTCTACTGTACTCATGTTATCAATTCCTGCTTATATAGCAAAATGCAAAAACGTTTACCTATGTTCTCCACCTCCTATTTCTAAAGAAATACTTTATTCTGCTCAAATATGCGGAATAAAAAATATATTTCAAATGGGTGGAGCTCAAGCCATTGCTGCTTTTGCATTCGGAACTAATCAAGTTCCTAAAGTTAATAAAATATTCGGACCTGGTAACTCATACGTCACAGAAGCTAAACGTCAGGTTAAAAACTTAATTCCGAATCTTGAAATTGACATGCTAGCTGGACCATCTGAATTAATGATTATTGCCGATGAATTTGCAAATTCAGATTTTGTTGCTTGGGATCTTTTATCTCAAGCTGAACATGGACCCGATTCACAAGTCATTTTACTATCATATAGTCTCGTACTTATTAAAAACGTTATTAACAAAATAAACGAAGAAATAAAAAAATCTTTTAGAAAAAAAATATTAACTTGTTCTATAAAAAATAGTAGATTTATCGTTGTAAACAATATAGACGAAGCTATAAAAATTTCTAATCTTTATGCTCCGGAACATTTAATACTCAATATTCTCAATCCTAGATCATTTTTAGCAAAAATAAAAAATGCAGGATCAGTATTTCTAGGACCATGGTCCCCTGAATCAGTTGGAGATTACTCTTCTGGTACTAATCATGTTTTACCTACATACGGATCAGCAATAGTTAATTCTGGACTAGGATTATCTGATTTTCAAAAATACATTACTATTCAAGAATTAACCCCATCAGGATTTTTAAAAATATATAATAGTGTCACTGTATTATCTTCATACGAAAAACTAGAAGCTCATAAAAATGCTATGAAATGCAGATTTAAATATTTAATGAAAGGAAAAAATAATGTCTAA
- the hisC gene encoding histidinol-phosphate transaminase produces the protein MSNIYNIIPKYIKNLTGYQSARKIGGNGKIWLNANESPYLSKLSISFKKLNRYPHFQPEKLLLAYSLYSKIPKKNILITRGADEGIDLLIRVFCERNKDSIITIPPTYGMYDIIAKIAGIQNKKIFMLWEKNISINRIISNIKNVKIIFICRPNNPTGHLINKKTIYSILKLSKNKFFIVIDEAYIDFCITDNLSGWIKEFKNLIILRTLSKAFGLAGIRCGFILASSKIINIISKIIAPYPIPYPTYKIAYSFFSPKNINLLKKHIITINFNRFWLFHKLKKIKLIQEVFTSYANFILIKTLYVKKIFFVLQRNGIIVRDQHNVPMLRGCLRISIGTHSECKKIIETLKNLNS, from the coding sequence ATGTCTAATATTTATAACATAATTCCAAAATATATTAAAAACTTAACAGGATATCAATCAGCAAGAAAGATTGGAGGAAATGGGAAAATATGGTTAAACGCAAATGAATCACCTTATTTAAGTAAACTATCTATATCATTCAAAAAACTAAATCGATATCCTCATTTTCAACCGGAAAAATTACTCTTAGCATATTCTCTTTACTCTAAAATACCAAAAAAAAACATATTAATTACTCGAGGTGCAGATGAAGGAATTGATTTATTAATTCGAGTATTTTGTGAAAGAAACAAAGATTCAATAATAACTATCCCTCCTACATATGGTATGTATGATATTATTGCAAAAATTGCGGGAATACAAAATAAAAAAATATTTATGTTATGGGAGAAAAACATTTCTATTAATAGAATTATTTCTAACATAAAAAATGTAAAAATTATATTTATATGTAGACCAAATAATCCTACTGGACATCTAATAAACAAAAAAACAATCTATTCTATATTAAAACTGTCTAAAAACAAATTTTTTATTGTCATTGACGAAGCATATATTGATTTTTGTATAACAGATAATCTTTCTGGATGGATAAAAGAATTTAAAAATTTAATCATATTAAGAACTTTATCTAAAGCATTTGGATTAGCCGGTATTCGATGCGGGTTTATATTAGCTTCTTCTAAAATTATAAATATAATTTCGAAAATCATAGCTCCATATCCAATACCATATCCAACATACAAAATAGCTTATTCTTTTTTTTCTCCTAAAAATATAAATTTGCTTAAAAAGCATATTATTACTATTAATTTCAACCGTTTTTGGTTATTTCATAAATTAAAAAAAATAAAACTAATTCAAGAAGTATTTACTAGTTACGCCAACTTTATTTTAATAAAAACACTTTACGTGAAAAAAATTTTTTTTGTTTTACAAAGAAATGGTATTATTGTCCGTGATCAACATAATGTACCTATGCTAAGAGGATGTTTAAGAATATCTATAGGAACACACTCGGAATGTAAAAAAATAATTGAAACTCTAAAAAATTTAAATTCTTAA